GCGAGGATCATCCCCTGGGCTGTACTCACGGAAATCCTTGAACTCGATGCTGGCGCCTTTCTTGACGCTGGCGCGGAGGGCCTGTTGCCGGCCAAAGATCAGTCGCCGCGCAATCAGGTCGAGGTACTCGAGCTTCTTGAGGAAGTCCTTGTCGAACAAGGCGTCAGCCATGGTGTAACCGCCGGGATGAAGTCATCGCGCGGCCACAGCGGCCGGCTCGGAAACGAGTTCAAGGATGTCGAGGAGGATCGCGTCTGTTGAGACGTTTTCAGCCTCCGCTTCGAAGTTGCGAATGATCCGATGGCGCAAGGCGGGTCGGACGATTTCACGAATGTCCTCGCAACTGACGTTATACCGGTCGGCCATCAGGGCGCGGACCTTTCCGGCAAGGATCAGCGTCTGCACGCCGCGCGGACTGACGCCATAGCGAACGAACTGACGCACCATCGGCGTCGCCTTGTCGTTGTCAGGATGCGTCGCGAGGGCGACTCTTGCCGCATAGCGCTTCACGAAGTCCGCGACGAGAACCTGCCGAACCGTGTGCTGCATCTGTGAGATGTCATCGCGTGAGAGTGCCGGCTGAATTTCCACGAGATCGTCGCCGGTTGTGCGATCGATGATCCCCAGCAGTTCCTCCTCGCCCTGCGGCATTACATTCACTTTGAAGAAGAAGCGATCGACCTGGGCCTCGGGCAGAGGATACGTGCCTTCCATCTCGATGGGGTTTTGCGTGGCCAGCACCCAGAATGGGTCGGGCAGAACGTGCGTCGTTCCTCCGACGGTAACGCGCTGCTCCTGCATGGCTTCGAGAATGGCAGATTGTGTCTTCGGCGTGGCGCGATTGATTTCATCGGCCAGGACGAGATGGGCAAAGATCGGCCCGGGCTGAAAGCGAAATTGTCGGCCCCCGTGTTCGTCGTCGTGGATGATGTTGGTGCCGGTGATGTCGGCAGGCATGAGATCGGGCGTGAATTGTATCCGGCGAAACGAGAGATGCGTGGCTTCGCTGATGGTTCGGACCAGGAGCGTCTTGCCGAGACCCGGCACGCCTTCGAGCAGGACGTGGCCGCCGGCGAACATCGCCGTGAGAACCTGATCCACAACGTCGGCATATCCGACGATGCGCCGGCCGATTTCGGCTTTTAGCCGATCGAAGTTTTCTTGAAATAGCACAACGCTTTCGCGACTGATGTCATGTTCCATGCGTCACCCGGGAAACGGGGCCCAAGGGGGTTAACAGAATTCAAACGCGTTTTGGTTTAGTGCAAGATCGAGAGCGGTGTCTCCGGGGAGGGTCTAATCCTCCGAAGTCGGCTCGGAGGCACCATCCGCCGGTTGGATCCCCTCAAAGTATCGCCGCAGGTATTCACGGTAGGAATGCGGGACGGATTCGATGGCAAGGTCGGCTTCCGCCTTCTGAACAAACTCAGCGTAAACTTCCTTGTAGGGCATGGCGCTCTCGACCCGCTCATCCTTGGAGACGACGGAGAAACTCGTCTGGCGACCGCCTTGTTCCTTGATTTCCGCGAGGGCCGGCGTTCGCTGGCCGGCAGCGCGGTTCATCTGATTGGTGAGCCAGTTGTCGGCCGTACCCCAGCCCGCCTTACTGCCGCCCTGCTTGTTGCTGCGCCGGACAAAATTACCATTACTGCACGAGGCGCACTTGCCGCACTTGCCACTCTTGCAGGTGCTGCAACTCTTGCATTCATTAAGGCGGCGCTTCAGCGAATCGAGCATGCTGCAGGCTTTGCACGCCTTGTCGCACTCCCTCAGATTCTCGGCGTTCTTCCGTAGCATGCGCGACAGCTCATTCATCGTGTTGGAGAGCTTGCTGCTGTTCATCGACGATGCAGCCGTTGCGCACTGCTTACATGCATGACTGAGTTCATCGTGGGATTGGGTGGCTTCCGCCAGACGATCGAAATCTGAAGCGGTCGCTTCGAACTCTTCCGCGGAGAGCTTCCGGGAGCCGTCGCCGATCTGCTTCGAGAGCGATTTGAGCGCCTTGGCGGCCTTCGAGTAGTTGCCCGATTTCAACTCCTGGGCGAACTGCTGCAGGGCAGCGGATGATCGCACCGCCTTTGAAGCCTGGCGCATCGAAAGATTTCGGCCCGGCAAGTTCCGTCGGCGCTCGTCCAACTGTGTTTGCAGTTTGGCGATCTGCTCGAAGACCTCCTTGACCTGCGGCTTTTTCTCCAGCATGGAGGCCAGCTTTTCAAATTCGCGGCGGAGTTCCTCTTCTTCCGGCGTTTCGGGCTTCGGAAGCTGATCCAGCTCTTCTTTAAGCTCATTGTGCAGTTCGCTCCACTGGTCCGCCGTCACTTCCGGCGGGGTTGTCGGCGTCGCATCGGTTTTGGGAGCGGGAGCCAGCCAGAGGAACAACGCGAGTGCCGCGGCGGGCAGAGGGAGGAGTCTCAGTTCCCTCGGTGCGCGAATGGGCAGGGCGTTTTCGACGGGTACATCGTGAATCGAGGCAATGGCGTCCTGTGTCACCAGCTTCACACGCGCTGACCGGTGGTGCTCTCTTAGTTGAAGCGCGCTGGCGAAGCGATCCTCGCTGTTTGATGCGCGGTCCATTGCCCGGGCGATTCGGAGACTATCGACTCGGAATATGGCGCCCATGATCGCACCGACGGCGCAACCCAGCGGTGCGAAGGAGAGGACGGCCCATGGCGAGAGCCACGGCGCTTCCGCAGTGCCTAGAAATATGCGCGTCGCACCCAAGATTGCCGCCGCAGCGGCACCGTACAGCAAACCCAATGATGCGAACTCGACGACGTGAACAATTCGCTGCCGACGGCGCAGGGCTTCTAGTACCTGCTTTATTGAGTCTGTTGGTGTTTCGATAGGGCTCATTCAAGCAACTCCCCGGCCTCCTTGGCCAGTTTGTGATTCGGACTCCGCCAGATCGCCTGTCGCAGCAGCGATGCCGCCGCCAGCTTTTCGCCCGCGTGATGTGCAGAGATGCCGGCCTGAAACATTGTCATATTCGAGCTTACCAGAGACGGCACGCTGAAGTTCATTTGCCGCGAGCGATTGCGCGCAAGATCATTCAGTTCACCGCGAGCAATGATGCCGCTGTATAGCCTCCAGGCGTCGTCGTATTTCTTGAGCTTGAACAGATATCCGGCCTCCTTCAGACCTGCTGGGTCGATACTCGGGTCGCGCCGGCGCGCCTCGCAGAACGCAGCATAGGCGCGTTCCTTATCGCGGCCCATGGCTTTCGTATTGTACAGTCCCTCGAGCTTGAGATAGGGGTTGGCTGCGAGGGGCGAGTTCCGGGCTTCTTCCTGCCAGTATTGCTCGACTTGTCCGGCAATCTCGCGGCCTTCCGCCGTTTGACCGCTCCGGGTGAGATAATCCGCCTTGGTTGAAAGGAGCGCCATGCGTTCCGAGGCGGCGGCATCCTCTTTCAGCCGTTCGATGGATGCGTTCACAATGTGGGCCGCGCGGTCAAAGAGACGGTGGCGTGCATAGGCTTCTCGGATCTCATCGACCGTGACATCTTCGGGGCGAACCTGGGGATCGAAACGGACACCCAATGTCGTCGCGAGGGCGGAGATGGTGAAAGCATTTCGGATACCGGAACCGCCAGGAAGAAAGCTACGCTGTGGAAACATCATGGGGAAGTACATCCCGCTGTAACTCATCGAGCTATACGATCTTTGGATATTGCGGAAACCGCGTGAACCGAGAGGTTCCAGGAGTGCTTCATCAGGCCGAAGTTTGGTGGGCGCCTCCATACGACAATTCGCCAGCAACTCAGACTCAAGGGCATCCGCCTCGGTCGCCCTGCCCTGATGTGCGAGGAGCATGAGTCTCATGAGCTTGGCGTCGTTTTCGATCTGCGCTCCCATCGGTTCGATCAGCAAGAGCAATCGCTCGATGCGATCAAAATCCCCGATTTCGAAACACGAACGGAAGTAATCGGTGAGCAGCGGCGACTTGAGCAGATCCTCTCCGGTCGAGGCTTTTTCGATGAGTGTGATGATTTGCGTGGGTTCGCGCTTCGCTTTATGGAACGCGATCAGTTGTCTGATGGTATTGGACGCCTCCCAACCGGGGCCGATCTGGGCGGCGAGAGAAAGGAGCCTGTCCCTGGCCTCTGGATCGATCATCGCGAACCGCCAAAGTTCGTTCGGCGGGCCGACGAGTTCAGAGGTCAGTGCGTTATCATCGGATTCTTCATCTTTTTCCGGGAGGGTGAAGAACATGGCCGATCGAATGGTATTTGCGATTTGATCGCCCATGCGGTTGTAGCTGTACCATCTCCAGTTGTAGGAATTGCTGTTTCGGTTTGAGGTATTCGTCTGCTCCTTGCGCAGCTTCATGACAAGTTCGTCCACCGCCTTGTCTCGCCACTTTCGGGCTTCCGCCTCCTTTCCGACAGCCGCGTAGGCCTCGCTCAGCGGATACTGCATATCCGGTGAAATTCGACTTCCGAGGGACTCGAGTGATTCGATCAGCGGCTCGAAGGACCTGTATTTGAGAAGCATGTCATGGTCGGCGGATCGCCAATCGGCATCAAAGGTCGTCTGAGCAGGATTATTTCCGCCGAACGGATCGTTATAGTAGTACGTCGTTGTACCGCCCATGACTGAGATCGTTCTGTATGAGCCGGAATTGCCGGAGCCTGCCGTCTGCGCCTCGGCCTTTGCATATCGTTCCTGTAATTGCAATCGCCGAGTCACGGCTTCGGGGTCGTTCGAGCGACATAGCAGAGTCAACTGCAATTGCTCATGCGATTTCCAGAGTTCCTCATAAAACCGCGGGCCGGGCATGTTGTTCTGTCGTCCGCCCGGTTGGATTACCTGTTGCAGCAGACTCGAGAAGGACATCGTCAGGCCGAGAATGCCCGACGCATCGAGATCGCGGGCCTGCATGCTCTTGACCCATTCACCGGTTGAGTCGCTGATCGAAGGGGCGGGCGGGCGCTGCCAGACTTGATGCCGGCGCTCCGCCAGCCAACTGACAAAGTCTTCATTGGTTCGGACAGCCGCTTCGATGTTTCCGGCAAGCAAGCTTGCAAAGACGAGTCCTCGTCGTGCCCGGTCGTTGGCGGAATCAGCGTCAACCGCAGCGGCAAAAGCCTCGACGCCGGCATCTGGGCCCCGTTCAACGATGGCGAGCATCGCCCGATCCTCACGACGATCGGGCTCGAGCTTGGTCTCGGCTCCGGCCAACTTTGCCTGTTCGAGAATCGTTCGCAAGGCAAGATACCAAGGCGAATTTTCGTCGAGTGCAGCGCTGTCCTGCCAGAGTTTTTCGAGCGCCAGCTCGGCGGCGTCCGACCACCTCGAAGATCGCATGTAAAGGCGGCACAATACGCTTCCCGCCGGGTCGGTCAGTTTGCCGCGACGATTGCACCCCTCCAGGAAGCTAACGAGCCGATCATATTCATGCATCGCGACGAGGAGGCTGGTCAATTGCTCAGACCATGAATCGAGTTCCTGCGCGGCGGATCGCTTCAGGTGCTCGTCGATGAGTGACAGGCATGCATCCTTGTCGTCCTGCATCAGCCGCAGGAACGCTTCGCATAGCCGCATCTTTTCGGCCGCCTCCGGCGATTCCTTCTTTAAGGAGGAGATGACCTCAAGGGCGTCCTTCCATTCTTCGAGCTGCATGCAAGCGTGGAGCAATTCGGTGAGGATGGTCTCATCCGTCGGCCGAGACGCGCGCCAGGCGGTCAGCGCTTCTCTGGCCTCGGTCCATCGTCGATCCCTGATGAGCAGGCTCAGCACGAGCTTGGACAGTCGCTTGTCATCGGGGTTGGCGGTGGCCTCCTTGCGGAGTTCGGTAAGCGTTTCGTCGAGCAGTCTTCCGCGACGGAGGACATCGTGCAGAGTTCGGGAACAATTCTGTTCCTGGTAGTCTTCAAACTGATTCTCGCGACCACTGTTGTTGAAAATGGCATACATGGCGGCGAACGGGCTGCTGTTTATGTTCTGATCGCGAATGCAGCGATACTGTCTGATCAGCAACTCACTTGCTTCATTCGCGCGCCCCCGATCCGCCAGGACTCCCGCGTATTGAACGACTGAATCACCACTGTCCGAGAGGATCGAGGCAAGTTCGAGGAGCTCGGTGGCGCGGTCCTTCTCGTCCTGACTCCACATCAACGAAGCGATGGCCGGCAGGGTCTGTGCGGCAGAGCTATCGCTGCCGATCAGGTAGAGATGCTCAGCCTTATCGAACTGCTTGAGCTTGACGTAGAGGAGCGCGAGTTCTTCGACGCCATCCTCAGGACCTCCGTAATAGTTATCGAAATAGTAGGATGACTGGTAGGACGGCGACTGTCGACCCGACGCGAGACGTGACATCATTGATTGTTTGACGCCGGCTGCCGCTTCCTTGATGTGCTTTCCCGCGAGGACAAGCGCCAACTCATCGCGATGCCTTGGCAGTGAAGTGCGTTCCAGTCGGCGAACATAGTCCTTGGCCCGCGCCGCTTCGGCCCAGTCTCCCTTTCGCTCGTTGACGATGGTCCAGAGCTTCCAGACCATGGGCTCATACGGAGTGTCGTCGAGCCGCTGGCGAAGAATCGGCTCGGCGTCCTGCCAAGATCCGCATAGAACCGCGACAGCCAATTTTGCGTCGGTCGCATCGGTGTCGGCGGGCTTGTTGAGGCGTGCCGCGATCTCCGGAATTCGAGCAAGTTCCGCGGCGTAGCTGGAATAGTCTTCGCCCTGATCCGAAGGGACGCCGTAACGGCGGCGCGGAATGAAGTTGTACGGATCGTTCTGCTCTTCGCGATTCTTCTTGGGAACATATCGGCGTTGGAAGACCTCGCGAAGGTGATCGAGCGACTCTCCGTAGTCCTTTTTGTGGAAGGCGAGTTCCACGAGCTTACCATGAGCTTCGCTGTTATCCGGTTCGAGCTTGATCGCGGCGCGATATTCAGCCTCCGCCCGATCGAAGTCTTCTCGATTCTCAAACCGTGAGGCCAGCGCGATGCGGCTGGACGCTTTTTTCAGGTTCATCCTCTCCGTCCAGACTTTTTCAGCAGCGTCCTTGTCGGCCGATTGCCACAGGAGGTCGCCGAGTCTTTCACGCAATTTTTCGGTATTGGTCGTTTGTGGTTCGGACGACCCGCCGAAAAAGGACATCCTGTTGCTGGACCCGGACTTGACTTTTTTCTCCGAGGCCTCGATCAGTTCTCCGTAGGCCGCAATGAGTTGGTCCGGGACAGCCAGGCCTTCAAGCCATTGGACACGCTGCTGCAACACCTGTTGCCGGAGCGATTTTATTTTCGCGGCCTCATCGAGAACGGTGAAAGCGTCTTCGGTGCGACCTTCCTGGTAATACAGATTTGCCAGCGCCGAGTGGCTTTCCCAATCGTTCGGATTCTTCGATATCCGCTTTCTCGCGAATTCGGCGAAGCGCTCGATGAGCCCGGTTCTGCTTGCAAAGGCGGAAAGTTGGGCCAGTCCACCGCCGTCGCCCGAGTCGTATCCAAATGGGCCGGCGCTTTGCGCATCACCCAACTCGGCAGCGTCTTCGAGACAGTCGAATGCCTGCTCCAGCTGGTTGTCGACGATCGCCAGGAGGGCGCGGAATTGCAGAAGGGCCGGCGATTTGACCTTCTGCTTTTCGAGCGTTTCCTCGACGATTTTCTTCGCTTCGGCTTCCCGGCCGCGAAGGCTGCAGATCGCGGCGTAGGCGATCTGCGTTTCGTCCAATTTTTCGTCAACAATTCGACGATATGCCTCAAATGCCTTGTCCTTGTCGCCGGATTTCCAGTAAACATCGCCGAGCTTGCAGATCATCGTGTTTCTCGGCGACATCATCAGATACATACCGGCGAACTGCGCGGGAATGCCGGGCGGCATCTGCGGCTTGGGCTGCTGTTCGATCCATTTTGTCGCCAGTTCGATGGCCCTGGCGTACTCTCGGCGCTCGATGGCCTTGTCAATGATTCGGGCGGCCAGCGTCTGATCGGACGCACCCTTGGAGGTGAGTTTGTCCAGAATCTTCTCCGACTTGTCGGCGCGACCCAGCCGATCGTATAACTGCATGAGGAGCTTGGCCGGCTGGGGGTCCTCCGGATTTTCTTCATGCTGCTTCACGAGTCGAGCCTCGACTTCATCAAGGAGCTTCGGCCGAATCACGAAGAGCGGCACGAACGACTCAAAATAGTTCTGTTGCTGATCGAATGCGGAGTAGAGGCCGGCCATTCCGGCGAATTGTGTCGCCTTGCGAGCGCCTTCCTGCACGGCTTCGAGAATTTTTTCGGTCGCGGCGTTCAGATCGCCCTTTAGGACGAGCGCGCGAGCGATCGCCTTCTTGCTTGGATCATCAGAGCCCCACATATTGCCGCTGTGGCTTTTGCCGGATAATTCAAACTGCTTTACCGCCTCGTCGTGACGACCAAAATAGTGGAGCAGGAATCCGACGCGCTCGTAGCTTGAAGGGTCGCGTGGGTCCACGACGTCCTTCAATTCCTCGAGGGCCTCATCGGTCCGGCCCACGGAGAGGAGCTCCTCCACGAGGCGTCGCCGGGTTTTTCGCTTTTCTTCATCGTCCTTGGTCCGTTTGATCTTCGTTCTTATTGCCTCGATGAGCTTGTCCATGTCGCCGTTGATCGTGTAGATCTCGATCAGCAGATCATGCAACCCTTCCAGGTGTGGAGCCTTTTCCTGAACCACGGCGAGCATCTTCAGCGAATCGTCGAGCCGCATTGAATAGAAGAACGCCTTCGCAAGACGCAGTCGCTCTTTGGCGTTATCCGGGTCGCGATCGACCGAGGCCTGAAGTGTTTCGAGCGTGTCGATCGCCTGCTGGGCGGCCTTTGGTTCAAGGGTCTTGAGCTTGTCGCGCACGCGGGCCAATGATCCCAGCCCCGCCAGTCCGCGACGGAGCATTCTGCGGTAAACTTCCGCGGCCAATGCTTCCCGGTTATTCGCTTCAAGGGACTCGGCAAATGCCAACTGGACGCGCTCCTCCGTCGGGAGCTGCACGGCCAAAGACCTTAAGACCGGCAACATCTTCTTCGTGAGCTGGCGTTCCTGCACGATTGCGAGTATCTGATCGCCCACTTGCTTGCGATCTCCGCCGGCAAGCCCGAGGGCGCGCTCCATCGCGTCACCCGATGCGATGACGTTGTCCAATGAGAGATAGAGCTGGGCGATGCGCATCCATGAGGGCCATCGCTCGAGGGGATTCTGACGCGAGCCGTACCACCACGTGTTTCGTCCCCATCGAATCTGCCACTCCCATGAATCCTGCTGTGTCGACGACAACACCTGCGGAGGGGCAGGCGTCATGTAGATCGTACGGAGCACCCAATCTCGCGCCTTTCTTGCAAGTCGCTCCTTGGCCTGCAGTGCCTTCTTCTGCCACTCGATCGCCTTGGCGTACTCTTCCTGTGCTTCGGCGACCTCTCCGAGCGTGAGCAGGAGTCCCAGTTCGTCGGGGAAATCGGTGAGATACTGCTCATAGGTTTTCTCGGCTTTGGGCCAATCGCCGGTCTGATCGCAGATTTCGGCGAGCTTGCATGTGTGCATGAAATAGGGAACGCTTCCATTGAACACGTCATCGCCGCCGCGCAGAAACGTCTCGCGAGCGGAATCGAGGCGTTCACGGAAGGTCTTCTTCAAGTCGTCGTACAGTTTGTATTGTTCTGCGACCCGGCGAGCCTTCCCGGACTGTTCCGTTTCACGGAGAAAATCATACAGCTCGACGAGCCGGTCTTGCCCGGCGAAGGCTTCCACGATCTTATTGAAAGCAGAGTCGATTACATTGCCCTGGCCGTACCATGTCGAATTGAGCGATCCGCCGTAGATTTGCTGCATGAGCGGATCGGCAGCGAGGATGGAAGCGGCCTTGAGGGCCTTGGAGTAATAGGTATACGCCAAATCATTCTGATCGTGCATCTGCGTGATGCCCGCCAGCATCGTCCACGCATCCGCGTCAGCCTCACGACGTGGCTCGAGCTGCTTCCAGATCTCGCGGGCCTTCTCGATGCGATCGGTTTTCGCGTAGATCGTCGCCTGCGTCAGACGGGCGCGGAAATAGCCCATCACCTGCGCGAAGCCGGTGAAGTCCGACAACATGCTCTGGCCGAGTGTCCATTTGTCGGCGATGTCACGAAGCATTTCCTCTGAGACGCGAAGCTGGAACTGGACCGGAAGCGTGCGCACAAAATCACGGCGTACCCGCTCGATCATTTCGTCGCGGACTTGCTCTCGCTGCCTTGCAAGCAGGTCGACGAGGGCGTCAACGTGCGGTTCGGCGGCCTCGAATCGCTCCGCGCGGGCCAAAGTATCGACGAGGATCGAAAGGGCGACCACATCGTCCGGATTGGATGAGACCGACTTTTTCAGCAGTTCGACTGCTTCGTCCGTCGCTCCCTGTGATTGTCGAATGACTGCGAGTTCAAGCTGCTCGTCCCGGCTCAAGGCCCCCTTGTCCGCATCCAAAACTTTCAGACGCTGGTCGCGCAGGCCCGGCTTGCTGCCGATGAGCTGGTACTGACGCACACGCATGTGGTCTCTTTGCGAGCATTGACCGAGCCAATCCTGGTGTTCCAATGGGAATTCGGCGGTCTCCAACTCTTTCAACAGGCTGAGCGAGAATTCCGGCTTGCCGAACTGCTCGGCGAAAAGGTCAGCTGCACGCTGTTTGAGCAAGGCGTTGTCGGGCTGGGCCTTCAATTGAGCCTTGAGGACTTCCTCCAACTCCGCAAGTAGTCCGTTTTCGGTAAAGAACGTAATGCCTCGGTCCAGGTTGCTCCTGGGAGACCCCCCGGAACTCCACGACCACGCAGATTGGAGGCTCATCATCCAAACCGGCGCGCCGCCCATGCTCGACATCCTGCCCGCTCCGCCGCTCTTCTTATCCTTCTTTTCCGTAACGGCGGAACTGAACAGTCGTGCGGCGATCTCCGCCGCGCCGGCGCGATCGCCCCGGTCGAGGCATGCCTCGGCCACCTGTTGAATGTTGAAAATGTTGTCCGGTTCCAGATCGAGCAGCCGCTTGGCGGCGGCGAGCGATTCGTCCACCTTGCCCGCCGCCTGCAGCGTAATGACGAGGTTGCGATGCAGACCGAAGTCGTCGGGCTTGAGCCGAATTCCCTCGCGGAGGACCTCAACCGCATCATCGAGCAGTCCGTTGTTCTTCATCAAGGAACCGGCGTACAGCTTGTGGTCGATCTGGCGCCAGACGTCACGGGCCTGATCGATTCGGCCTGATTCGCAGTAGGCCTTGCCGAGCTCCCCGAGCGCGAAATCGCGATCTACGTTGGGAAGTCGCACGACGCCTCGATAGGCATCCACGGCATCATCAAATCGCGCCAGGCGGCGCAGCACCTCGCCGCGGACGAGTTGAACTTCCGCGTCGCGCGGGTGGTGACGCAGAACCAGATCAAGGACATCCATCGCCCGGTCGTACTCGAATTCACGGATGAGCAATTCGGCCAGCATCCTGGCGGTCTGCGTGTCGTCGGGGTCCGCCTCTACTCGCGTTTGAAACTCCTGCAGAATGTCTTCCACGGAGCCGAGTTGCGAGGCCGTCTCATGAAGCTTGGTCATCGCTTCGAGAGCGACTTCGCGATCCGTGCGCTGAAGCGCCGCCGTCTTGTAGGATGCGAGGGCGTCCTCCAGTCTTCCTGCTTCTTCGAGGGCCTTTCCATAATCAAGTTGGGCTTCCGGAGCATTCGGCCGAATCTTCAGGCTCTGCTCATAGAGCGAAACGGCCTTTTCGATTTCGTCCATCCGGGCAAGCTGCTCGGCGACCGTCTTGAGCACCGATGCATTGCCCGGGGATGCCTGCACCATCCGATCGAATACCTCAATCGCGCCGGCCCTGTCGTTGTAGCGAAGCTTGAGGTCGGCGATGGCCTGGTAGTACTGTCGCGCGCGGACAGGATGCGTCTCGCCGAGTTTCTGGTACACGGCAACCGCTTCATCGATGTCGCCCACCGCTTCATGGAGCCTGGCCATCTGCTGCATAGCCTGTTCGTGAACGGGCTGAATCTTGAGAACGCGCGCGAGGTAGGCTCGCGCGTCGGCGAACTTCCGATCGAAATCGGCCGCGCGGGAAAGTATCATGAGCGACATCAAATCGTCCGGATCGGCTTCGAGCTTCTTTGACTCGGAATCCAAAAGGGACTCCAGTTGACCTGAAGAGGCGTACATGCTGACCAGCACGTCCATCGCCAGCGCCTGCTGCCCGGGATTCT
This genomic stretch from Planctomycetia bacterium harbors:
- a CDS encoding AAA family ATPase; its protein translation is MEHDISRESVVLFQENFDRLKAEIGRRIVGYADVVDQVLTAMFAGGHVLLEGVPGLGKTLLVRTISEATHLSFRRIQFTPDLMPADITGTNIIHDDEHGGRQFRFQPGPIFAHLVLADEINRATPKTQSAILEAMQEQRVTVGGTTHVLPDPFWVLATQNPIEMEGTYPLPEAQVDRFFFKVNVMPQGEEELLGIIDRTTGDDLVEIQPALSRDDISQMQHTVRQVLVADFVKRYAARVALATHPDNDKATPMVRQFVRYGVSPRGVQTLILAGKVRALMADRYNVSCEDIREIVRPALRHRIIRNFEAEAENVSTDAILLDILELVSEPAAVAAR